TTCCCGGAAGATCCGCCAGGCTCTTCTCATAGCCGATGGTTTTACAGACCTACCACGAAAGCTCTCTGATCAGCAGAAACGTATTTCCCGATAGGAGTTTCGGCACGTATTCGGCACCAGGCCCAGGGCGCGGGGCCATCTGGCCCGCTTCAGCGAATGAGGGGCCCTGCCGCACCCGCCCGGGTAGGCGGGTGCGGCAGTGTGCGGCAGCCGTCTATGCGATGGAGCCGGTCCAGAGGTTGACGGCGGCGGAGTAGACCGCGTACGTCTCGCTGTCGAAGTATGGGGAGACGCTGGTGTCGTAGCGGTTGTCGCCGTCGGTGTCGGAGACGCTGATCGTGATGCCGTTGAGGTAGCCGGTGCGGCTGTTGCTGCTGTAGCGGTACAGCCAGGAGGAGCCAAGGGAGCCTTCACCGGTGAACGGGGAGTCGACGCCGGTGAGCTCTTCGCCCTTGATGGCCGGAGCCAGGGCGGTGAAGGTCTTGCCGTAGCTCCATTCGAGGGTCTGGCCTGTGTAGGGCTGGGTTCCGTCGGGGTTGAGGCCGGCCGGGTAGCCGAAGACGTCGACCGAGGAGGCCGTCGTCTGGTTCCAGGTGAAGCCCTGCCCGCCGACGTTGTCGACCAGCCTCCCGGTGTCGGTCAGCACGTCGGAGGAAGACGAGACGACGCCGTTGTACACGTTCACGAAGGCGTAGTCGCGGTCGTAGTCCGCGTACGCGACGAAGTCGTAATGGGTGACGGCCTGCTTTCCGACGTACAGGCCCCACGGGGTGGTGCCCTCGGAGTAGCCGGGAACGAAGACCCACTTGTCGAGCGTGGCGCCGGCGCGCTGGGTGTCGTACACGCAGTGACTGGCCGTGGCGACGAGATTGCGGTAGGTCGACTGCATGGCGGTGCCTGTACACCAGTGGGGCTGACCGTCGGCACCGACGAAGAACACCTTGCCCGAGGTCGTGGGCAGTTTCCCCTTCGGCGAGAGCGGGCCCTGCGCCGGCGCGATTAGGCCGGGCTTGCCGTCCGGGACGACAGCGGTGGACAGGCGTTTCCCGTGGACCACGGTCTGCACGGCGTAGGGTGTGGCGTTCTTCAGGTTGGCGGCCCCGTTGGCGAGCCAGAACGCCGCGACCTGCTGAGCGGCAGGCACAGTGGAGGCCAGAGGGTCCGTCACCGCGCTCGCGGCCTGAGCCGGTGCAGAGACGACAGTGGAGCCCAGCAGACCCAAGCCGATGCCTAACGCGATCAGTGTGCGCCTCATAACAGATCTCCCGTCCAGTCGTAGGGCGTCCTTCATTGCCCCCGTCAGCATGGAAAATCGGCCCAGCTGATGAGCGCGGCCGACCCGAAGGAAGATCATAACGCTTGCAGGATATCCCGTGAAGAAACGATTGAGATCGTACGTCCGGTGTACGAAGAAATTAGGCATACATGTCTGGTTTGTGGCGAATTTGTGCATAGCAAAACGGCAGAGGGCATCGATTGATAGCTGTCAGAGAGGTGCATGCAAGGTCATCGGACTGTAACGTCCAAAAGTATGACAGAGGATGAGGCGTAGGAGGAGGAGGCGTAGGAGGCTGGTCACATAGGTGCTCGCCGTGCCAAGAAGTGGCTTGAAGCTACTGCAAGAGCGAGCACCCCATGGGTAAACCCAGTCGGTGCAGCCAAATTGAAGTTTTCATGGGGAAATACTAGTACATTTTCCTTTGACTTAGGCGGATTGTTTCGCGGTGAAGAACTAGTAGGGCTTGGTTACCTCGGGTAGGGGACGGTATGTCACCTGTTTGGGGGTGAGGGAAGATGACCCCTCAAGAACTCGAGGCCGTGCGGGCGCGGCTGGAGACGTTTGCCGCTGAGATGTTCTCCGGTTTCGCCCGTGCTGATCAGCGGCGGTGGGGCGAGCGGTATGTGCGCGGCCTGCTGACCGACGGGGCACGGAAATCGATGGAGCCGATGGCGGCCCGGCTGGGCGTGGATCGCCAAGGGCTGCAGCAGTTCTGCACCGATGCCCCCTGGTCGCATCAGCTGGTTTTGGCCGAGCTGGCCTGGCGGATGGAGGCGGCGATCAACCCGGTGGCATGGGTGGTCGATGATGTGTCCTTTGTCAAGGACGGCCAGGAGTCGCCG
Above is a genomic segment from Streptosporangium album containing:
- a CDS encoding trypsin-like serine peptidase; amino-acid sequence: MRRTLIALGIGLGLLGSTVVSAPAQAASAVTDPLASTVPAAQQVAAFWLANGAANLKNATPYAVQTVVHGKRLSTAVVPDGKPGLIAPAQGPLSPKGKLPTTSGKVFFVGADGQPHWCTGTAMQSTYRNLVATASHCVYDTQRAGATLDKWVFVPGYSEGTTPWGLYVGKQAVTHYDFVAYADYDRDYAFVNVYNGVVSSSSDVLTDTGRLVDNVGGQGFTWNQTTASSVDVFGYPAGLNPDGTQPYTGQTLEWSYGKTFTALAPAIKGEELTGVDSPFTGEGSLGSSWLYRYSSNSRTGYLNGITISVSDTDGDNRYDTSVSPYFDSETYAVYSAAVNLWTGSIA